The genomic segment AGCGCCTGCAAGCCGGCTTCTTCCGTAGGGGCCTGATAGATAGCTTTCAGGTCGCGGGTGACGGCCTTGTAGTCCTTCCAGGAGACGAACCGCAGGCTGTTGCGCACCATATGCACGATACACAGCTGGAGCCGCGCCTCCGGATACACCGCGTTAATAGCGTCAGGGAAACCTTTCAGCCCGTCTACGCAGGCGATAAGGATATCGTTCAGGCCGCGGTTTTTCAGCTCTGTCAGCACGTTCAGCCAGAACTTTGTGCCTTCATTTTCGGCCAGCCACATACCTAGCAACTCTTTCTGGCCTTCGATGTTGATGCCCAGCGCCAGGAACACAGATTTGTTGATGATACGGCTGTCCAGCCGGACTTTTAGAACGATACAGTCAAGATAAACAATGGGATAGACTGCATCCAGAGGCCGGTTTTGCCATTCGAAAACCTGCTCCATGACCGCATCGGTGACCTTTGAGACCAGCGCCGGCGAGACATCGGCGTCATACAGCTCTTTGAACGCGGCGGCGATCTCGCGGGTGGTCATCCCTTTGGCGTGCAACGATAAAATCTGGTTATCCATCCCGGTAATCCGGGTCTGGTTCTTCTTCACCAGTTGCGGTTCAAAGGAACCATCACGATCGCGCGGAGTACGCAGCGCCAGCGGGCCATCGCCAGTGGTAACGGTTTTTGTGGAATAGCCGTTGCGGGCGTTGGTCTCCGGTTTAGGCTGATTTTTATCGTAGCCGAGATGATGGGTCATTTCGGCATTGAGAGTTGCTTCGACGCTGATTTTTTTCAGCAGCCGATCGAAGTGACTGAGATCTTCAGGGGTTTTGAGATTTTTGGCCAGTTCGTTAGCCAGAGCCTGCAACTGTTTTTCGTCCATAAATTAACCTGTTTTTGATGTTGGATTGAACATATCAAAATCAGGCAAATACACAAATTTCTAAACAGGCTTACCACTGAGATTATCGGCTATCGCCTTCACCGCCTTTGGCGTCGCTGCCATCGTCTCGCTGTCGCTGTGGGTGTCGCTTCTGAGTTGGGTGATGCCCGCAACCGAAGTGGTCGCATTCACGATACGCTGCACAAGCCGACTGCCATCGCCAGCAATCTCTCTCGACTCACCATTAGGTACGACAACCCCTGCGCCCGCTTTCGTGCGACAAATCAGCGAGCCACTGCCCGTGCATTGATTCACCACCGTCCAGCTCTTCTGCCACGCGGGGAAAATGACTGCCACGTTGGCCTTCAGATCGCCTGAGAGCACAATACGCGCTTTAGCCGCCTGTAGTGCGCTCAGTGCTACATCGCCTTTTGACAGCCCGGATAGCGTGGCAATACCGTAGTTTTCTGCCGGTACCCACCCCGTCAACGTGCCGTCTGTCACTTCGGGATTATCCAGATTGTTATCGACGCTGTTCAGCCAGAAGCCGCTGTTCTCCGAGTTCGGGATTTTCGCGCCCGCAGGGTAACCGCCGATGGCTTTGGCAAACACCGCATCAAACGGGTAGCCCGCCCCGGCATTGGCCCAGCGCCCCATCGCTGAGAGTTCATTGAGGATACTGTTAAAGTCCTTGCCGCTGGGCGGAATGCCGCCCGAGACTTTGGGCACCATCGTTTCCGGCGGAAAGCCCAGACTCAGCGAGGCCTCGCCGCTGCCGGTTTTGGTGTCCTGCGGAATATCACGCTTGTTGCCGTTCTGCCCGAACGGTATCGCGTGTTTGGTGGGGGTATGGCTGGATTTCATGTAAACTCCCATAAAAAAACCTGTATGTCGCAGGTCATTCAGTAAAATGTGCCCTCATCCATCGGATAGGTGTCTGCCGCAAAGCCCAGATTAGGCGTCGGCGCAATGATAAATCTCACCTCTACCCCGCTCGGTACCGGCATCACTGCCAGCGTTTTCAGTATCGCCAGATCAGACAGCGTTGGCGGAAACTCGAACACAAGGTTCATGGTCATATCCCGCCCGTCGGTGCAATACACCTTGCCCCGGTCGGTAAACAGAATACGCAGAAAGCGGTTAATCGACGGGATAGTGGCATCGGTAATATTGCTAAAGGCTTTCGCCAATATCAGCTTGCGGTAGGCGTCATCGGTTAATCTGACCACCGATGAGGGTTGCAGCAAGGCATAAAACGGTGACACATCGAACGGTTGCGGGTAACCATCAATGGCCGTGATTTCAGCTTCGTCAAAGCCCAGATAATCTGGGGTATCTTCCACCGTCAGATAGCGCGACACGCCGACAATTTTTCCCCAGATATCCAGGCTATAGGTTTGTGCCGTCTCGATATCCCATACCGCCGTTAAAAAAATGTCGGTAAAACGCTCGAGACTAACGGCCTGCTCAAAGGTGGCTATCACAGCGTTTAACGCCTTTGATGCCGCATACTGCGCCTGTATCGTCTTCAGGTAATTCATGCCGTCACCACCTGAATAGCCGTCTCTGACGTCACCGGCACCTGGTCAATACCCAGCGTCACCCCCGACGACCAGTGCTGGCCGTCCAGCGATAACTCTATCACCGCGATATTCAACCTGACCGGGTCAACCGCTGCCACACCGGCATAAAAACGCCCGGCAGGGATAAGTGCCCCGATGGTCGCCGCGGCGTTGATATCGTCCTGCCCGGTAAACGTGGTGATAATCGCCTGCTGAATACGATTATCGGTATCGGCGGGTAGCTCAGTGCGCTGATTTTGCAGCGTCACCCGAAAAGACACCGTGGTGGGCTTTGCCGTCTGCCACTGCAAGGCATACTCGGGATACGGTGGGCTGTAGTCCTCGGTATGTTGAACGGTGTAATCCGTATCGCCGTTCATCTCACAACCGGGGGCCTTGTTGTTGAAAATAGCCTGGGCAATATCGGCCTGTGCACCGCCATAAACACCAATGTAGACTGAATGCGGGGCCACGGAAAACCCCGTTGCACCCATTGTCACCGCCTCGCTCTTGCGATTTGACCAGACATAGGCGTCAGTGACGCCGGGCACCGCCAGCAACGCCGCCTGAAGAGACACATCCAGATTACGTGCATTTAACGCCACCGAGTGACGTCGACGGTGTTCAAAATCGGCGCGGCTCTCCTCAAGGTTGCCCGGCACCCCTGCCGTTGGGTTGCTCACCCCTGACCAGTCCGGTACCGCCTGGTACACACGGTTCAGCGTCTGCGCCGGGCAGGGCAGCGGACCCGGCGTCTGGTTCTGGAACACGACCGCCACACTCCCCGTGGGACCGATGGTGGTCGCCGCCAGGCTGCGATACTGATAGCCCGCCTCATCCTGCGCCACGCTGCCCACCGGCAGCTGCGTACCGGCCAGCCCCGTGCAGATAGCCGTCACCGTGGTACCGGTCGCGCCAAGGCGGTCAATAAAATATAGTCGCCCAATCGCGTCCTGAAACCGGCCACTGGCAAAATCCGGGTTAATCTGGTTAACCAACGCCAGCAGCTGGTCGTTTCTGGCGGTGATAATCGCTGCCTCACTGCTGGCCAGCTGGCCCTGCGGGGTCGTCAGGCTGGTGCTCATCGCACCGCCAAGCGCCGTGGAGAAATAGCTTAGCCGGCCGTTCAGGATATCGACTTCATCCGGTACCAGCAGGCCGGTCTTGGAAAAGGTGACCGCCGGCACTGCGGTGGTATGCGCCGAGGATTTCTCTGTCATAATAGCACCGTGGTTTGGTCAAAGTTGGTATCGATTATCGTCATGACGCCGCCCATACAGCGCTCGCCACCGGAAACGGCCGTGCAGCTTGCGGACGACACATAGGGCAGCTTCATCGCTTCCTGCTGCATTTTGGTGTTGATAAGCTGCGTCCCCGGCCACTGACCCAGGATGCGTGGGTAGTAAGGGATGCCCAGTGTGGTGTCGTACCAGCATTCTCCCAAAAAGGTGCTGCAGACACAGGCAACATCCTGGGCCACCGCGTAAGGGTTATCGGTGACCGCCAGATTGCCGGCACCGTCCAGCATCAGATCCCAGGTCTGCGTGTCGAGTCGCAGTGAACGTGTTTGCATGGCCCTCTCCTATTGGGGTTCTCCCGTCTGCGCCCCGCCCGACTGAACACCACCGTGTACGTGATCGCCAAAGGCAATACCGCCGATGATCGCACCGCCGGCGAGTGAAGCCTGCCCGGTTACCTTCAGGGTATTCGAGCTTTGCACCTCACCGTTCAGCAGGATGCTGTCTGCATTCACCGCAAAGCGTGAGGCATTGGCCTCAATATCTGGCGCGTTCAGTGAAATTTTCCAAGGTGAGGTGACATTGATTTGCTGATCGGCAAACGCAACAAACTGCACCGGCCGGCCGTTGAGTACGCCACCTAGGTAGAGGGCATCCGACAGATTGTGCGTGCGCCGGGAGCCGGGCATTGACGGCTGGCGCGTTGCCTTGACGCCACTGATATCCCGGTCGCAGATAGCCAGAAAACCGATATCACCGACCTTGGGCGGCATGATCACCGCGCTGTCGCCCCCTTGCAGACGCCAGACCGGGACGTTGTAAACCACCCCATGCGCGATGGGTGCACCATCGCCGGCGACCGCCATCACCATCGGGCGAATATCAATGGCACCCTCTTTCACGTTCACCACCTGCCCCAGCGTGATAAACACATGACGGCCTAAAAACTGGCTCAGGATAAACTCCTGCGCATTGCTATCGCCATTCAGATCGGTACCACTCACGTGTAACGGATGCATCTCATTCTCCCGGTAGTCGTAGCAGATCGCAGGCGGTACTCCACTGCCCGCCCTCCACCCATGACGTCAGCGTATGCACTGCGCCAATAACGCTGTATTGCCCGCTGGCATCGGGCAGCGCCGTCTCCAGCGACAGCTTGCGCCCGATGAAGATATCGGCACAGAACAGCGTGGTGATGCTGAGCCCCACGCTGGTAAAAATGGGATAGCCAATCAGCCCTTGCTGTGGTGAAACCCGCAATGCCGGCGCTTTTCTCGGCGTGCCCTTCGGCCAGATCATCACCTGTTCGACGTTGATGTCGATGTCTGCTTCAACGGCTTGGGCCGCCTCCAGCATCTGCCGGGTGATATCCCCCTGAAAATAGGGGTTTGGCAAGGCGCGTTTCACGCCCTGGTTTTCGTATTTCAGCCCAGCTACTGATGCCAGCGACGTAAAGATAGTGTCAATGCCAATGGTGCCTTCGGCACTGAACGGCGGCGCGGCTTTCGCCCGCAAATAAAACATCATGTTAGCGGTGATCATCAGCGGCACGTCTGGGGCCTGATTGTAATCGGCGTAGGCGTCGCTGATGAATCCCTCGAAGATTTGCTGATCAGCGGCCCAGAGGCGGATCCGGTTCGGCGCGGCCCCGTCGATCCAGACGCCCTTATAGCTCAGCACCGCCATGTGCTGTGGCGTCAGTCCCCAGAGATACAGGGTGATCTGCGTGCCGGCAATGCCGCCATAGGCTGCCAGGCTCACATAGCCGCGCACGTTATCGAGGGGCAGTACATTGCCCCGATCGTCAAAGGTCTTGCCTGCGGCAAGGGTGAACTCCACCCTAAGATGGCGTATCTGGTAGCTCATCGCAACGCCTCCGGCGTCAGATAGTAGAGTTTGAAGCGCTGCCCCAGCCCCGCCCATTCCGGATCGGCCTTCCCCTCAAGATCAGCGAAAAACAGCTCACCCGCGAACGGGAGATAGCCATAGCGCACGATTTTGTTGCCATTCAGGCACAACACCCCTGTAGGCACGGGGTATCATTCACGCTCAGATCGAGGTACAACCCCGTACTGCGCTGGTTCAGCCGGATGGCACAGGCCTGATTATTCAGGCTAACGATAAACTGTTGCGCCTTGAGCGGTTTTAAAACAATTTCCAGCATCAGGTTAAACTCCGTGCGAGCCAGTCTACTGCGTGGTCCAGCTTTTGCCGTGGGCTGATGACCACCTCACCCAGCGATTTTCGGACATCGTCAACCGCAGATGACACCGCGCCCGCGACACGCTGAAAGGCCGGGACAATACCTGTCTGCGCTTTTTTGACCTCGTCGAGGGTGGGGCCGGTCGTTGACGGCGTCACGCTCTCCGTCCGGGCGTTGGCCCCCTGCGTCCGGCGGTTATCCGTCGGGCTGGCCTGTGAGGTTTCGCTGCTGACCGTCACGTCGGCCACGTCCTGCACCGCCTGAAAAACCGCCGTTACCGTGAGCAACGTCGGGCCGCCATCGCTGCGGATGCGGTAGTCGTATTGTGTGAGATCGTAGCCGGCGTAGGTCTTGTCGGGGGTATCGATATCATAAACCGCCGCCGTGGTGTGCATCATTTCAAGCGTTGCCAGTACATCCGAGCGGGAGGTCAGCGTCAGATTAGTCAGGTTGGGCAGGCCGCCGGCGAACCCCGTCCAGCCCTCCACGGTAAAGGTCATATGCAGTTCTGCCGGGTGCTGCACCTTGTTGAAGGTGGTATACCCGCCTTTCTCGACAGGCGCCGTCCCCATCGCCGCCTCGCCCCCGACCTCAACCACCACGAATGACGTCGGTGAAAACGGTCGTCGGCCGATATTGTCGCCCGAGGCGTAGTAGATGCCGTACCCCGGCGACAGTACGCTGTTGACGACCGATAGCAAGCCGCCGCCGCGCACCGCATTAAGCACGGTGGCCTGATTCAGTGAAAACGTCATGTCGAGACTCCGAAAGCGTAGTGGGTCACCAGACTGGAGCGGTTAATTTTCGCCCGGGCGTCGTCGGTGACCCCTTTCAGATTGTTGGCCGTGGTGGTGGCGTTCAGTGTACCGATATGAATGGTCTCGTTGACCGTGGATTGCGCGCCCGCAACAGGCTGTCGCGATTGTGCCGCCATGCCGGCACCCGGTTGCGGCAAAGCCTGGGCGATATCTGCCCGGGTAAGATAGCCTGCGCCATTTTCATGACCAATGATGCCTTCCATCAAGGTGATCATCTGTTGGATATTGTCTGGATCAAGACGCGCATTCGCATCCAGCCCCAGTTTACGTGTCAGCGCCTGAATATAGGCGTTCACGTTGTTACCGTCGGCCGACGGCGCGTACTTTTGCACAATCGCCGCTACCGTGTTGATCCCTCGCCCCAAATACCGCTGCAGCTGCCGGTACAGCGCGGCGATGCCCGCCTGCATGGTCGAGAACACCGCAAAACGCCCCTGCTCCCCTGGCTCTTTCGTCGCACCCGCCTGCCCGGCATAGTTCAGATTACCGGGGTTATTGTTGCGAATACCGCGGGGTACGGCCCGGTAGGGCACGCCGGGGTTGTTCTTTGACCAGTTTTCGCGCTTGAGTCTCTCCAGCTCTTGCATCTCTTCGCCGGTGCTGGGCGTATTGTTGGTCGGTATGACGAGCGCCGCCCACGGTGCGATCCGAGTCAGCGCCGTTGCTATTCTCACGCCCACTGCACCTGTCGCCGCGCCCCCGCCTAGCCCTAGCATGGCGGCCACCGCGCGATACACGCCCCAGAGCCAACCCGCAAATTTTAGCCCTATCAGGGTCAAAATAACGTTTTTCCATCCCTCCATCGCCCCGGCTGCGTCGTTTGCCAGGGTGATCAGGCCCTTGAGGGTGTCCAGAAAACCGCGAACCGCGTTCTTGATGTCTTCCGGATGCGCAGCCATCCAGGCAGCCAGTTCATTCAGCCAATCGTTGAATTGCTTGAGGTACGGCGGCAGCGCCGTAAACAGGATATAGCCGGTCTTCTCGAAGGCCTGGCTGATTGCCGCCCACTGTTCCCGAAACCGTTTCGCTGCCGCAATGTCGTCCTCATCCACACCCGAACCGGCTGTAAAGCGCTCAACGTCCTGCAGTGCGTGCCCCGATCCCATCCACTGCTGCGCGGCGTACCCCAGCCCCAACTCACCGCCGTAAGCCTGCTGCTGCGCGGTATTCAGGTGGGGGAAGGCGGCGGTCAGTTTGCGCATAATGTCTTGTGTGCTGTCACGGCTGAGATCAACATTAACGTCGGCCTGGTTAGCCGCCAGCAACAGGCTCTGCAAATGGGGATCGAGCCCTAGCCCTGCCTGTAAACGCGCTTTGGCATCATTGATACGGGAAAAGGCACCAACAATCTCGTTGGCACTGACGCCAAAGACCTCACCGGCTTTTGTCCATCCGTCCAGCGACTTTGCCGACATCCCGAATGCGTCCGCCGCCGTTGCAAGCTGATTCAGATGCTGGGTGAAGCCCGTGACAAAATTTTTCAGGCCATGCAATGACAGAGTGACGCCGGCCAGCGCCAGCACCTGCGAACGAATGCTGGAGAAGAAAGAAGACGCCTTTTTGCCCGCGACCTCCATCCCCTTGGCCGTTTTATCCGCCTGCTTGCCGGTTTTATCCAGCGCCTCGCGGTTTTTTTTCTCGCCGTTGTCGAACGTCTCTACGACGCGCGCCATCACCGCCGTCAGCCGGTCAAGACCGGCAACCACAGCGTGTTCTCCCGCCTGAAACTGCTTGTCATCAATATCCAGTGCAAGGACCAGCTCATCGAGTATCTGCGCCACTATTTACCCTCCTGCATCACCCGCGCGTTATGCGCATCCACCCGGATAATTTCCAGTAAATCCCACAGATCCGGCACGCCAAGCACCGTATCCAGCTCAACCTTCGAGGCCTTGCCTGCGGACATCACGGTACCGAGGGTATGCGGAACGTTGGGGTATTCAACCAGGCCAAAGGGCTTATCCGGATGGCTATAGCGGGGAGGAATATCTAGCGGCCGGCGGGTGCGAAAAAATCCACATGTAACTTGAACACCTCTGCGCGCAGGGTTAACCGGGTCAGCACTTCTTCGATATCGCTTTCGAGGATAGGGCGCACCACCGACTTATCCGCCGGGTTGGGTACCGCCTGAACGCAGGCCATCAACTCATCCAGCAGGGGTTTCGCCTCGTCGGGTGGGATTTTCGCGATGGCTTTCAGCCCCTCCACCGCCATGGCCGCCATCCCCATGCTGCGCAGATCATCCGGGAGGTCGACGCCGCCACGCCCCATAGCCATCAAGGCTCGAATCGCTCACCACTCGGCCTGCGAAGCGGCCATTTCCTTGATGTAGAACATCTTGCCCTGGTCACGACCATCACGTTCAATGGTGATAAATGTCTCTTTACGCGCCATCAGTTAAACGCCTCCGCCGTAATCGATTCCCACTCGATGATCGCTTGACTGGCCTGCAGGATACGCGCCGCGTCCGGCAGGGCTTTCCACTGCTTCAGCACGCCATTCACACATTTGTACTGACGCTTGAGCGCCGGCAGGACCACCGTGGCGTTACAGCGAAAAACCGCCACACTGGCGCGCGATATCGCAGCCCAGGTGTCAAACACGTCACGGCTGGCGGAATCGGGCATAATATGGAACGTCTGGCTGATGTTGCCGCAAATGAAACCGGCGGACAGTTTCCCATCGGCCCCGCGCACGGTTTCAGCGAGGACCAGCGCGTCGGTACCGTATACGTTATCCGCGGCAAAGTCCTGCAGCTGTACACCTGACGGATAGAGATTTATCACGGACAACGTAATGATCGCGTCGGCAGCGGTAATGGTATTATTAGACATTATTGAACCTCCGTAGATGCCAGCATCAGCTTCTGGATACTGCCGCCGTCGCTGTACCACAGTGAGCAGCTCGGGCTGGTTCGTCCGGCGCGCAGGGCCGGCAGCATATCGCCGATATACAGGTAATACCCGGTGGCAAACAGCGTCGCGGACACGTCTTCCCCCACGGCATTGCTGATTTCCAGTTTCTGCGCCGCGGACAGCGTGACCCCGGCGCGAATACCGCCCCAGGCCTTGAACTGTTCGATCACATCGCTCATCGCAGTGGCAACAAGCGCCCGACCGGCGTTGTTATACGGGACGGTTTTGTTCGACTTGAACAACGCCAGCACCGCGCCCTGCAGATTGGCGTTCAACCAGATTTGACCGCAAAAGCTGTCCAGCCACTTGAAATCCCCTGTGATGGTGCCATCGGCCCAGTAGTCTTCGACGATATTGTTGGCCGCGTATTAGCCGTAAAATTGTATCCGTTGGCGATCAGCGCGTCGTATTCCGTCTCGTGCGTCACATCTGCCGCCAGGCCGTTATATTCGCGGAATTTAAACGGAACGCGCCCCGCGAGGCGGACAAAATCCAGTGCCGCGGCATAACTCATCACCGCAGCCGGTTTCTTTACGTCGGTACAAAACACCGGTACGATACTGCCGTAATTATTGAACGTAATGATCGCGTGGGCGATATGCTCTTCACTGCCGGCGACCTTTGCTGTTGCACGGGTCGTCCAGGCCACGTAAAAATACCGCTTGTTCTGGCTGCTGGCCCAGGCAGACAACGCTAAATGCTCGGCGTCTTCACACTCGAATACCGTCGAGAACGACGCCCATTGCGAAGACCTGGCCGTGATGGCGGTAAACATGTCCGGCACCACGGTTTTGCTCGCCCCCTGCGACACTTCAGCACCGGTACTGCGGGTAAGTTTCAACGGCTCGGCAGCCGAGCCTTGTCCGAAGGTGATTGACGTGGTTTCCGGTTGGGTGCCACCCACGGTAATGATGAATGCATGATGCAGGGTGTCATATGTCACGGCAGCTACCGCTGGCGTCAACGCGGTCTGAAGCACCGCGGCAGCGTCGGCAAAACTGGTCACCGCGCTGAAATTCACCTCGATACGGCGGCTTTTGCCGTTTATTGTGAGCGTCAGTGTGCCAGAAATCGCTTTTAACGCCTCAACCGTCATGCCCTTGAATGCGCCACTGCGCAACCAGGCCGCCACCGGTACCCGGTTAAAACACGAAAACAGCAGCTTGCCCGGGGTTTTCGTCGCGTTGTTGTACCCTTGAAAATACATCGCCGCCATGGTGTATTCGTCTGACTCGCCGCCGAAATAAGCCCCGACATCTGCCGCAGAAGAAAACGACAGCACCGCCCCCTGCGGTAGATACGCATTCGTGGTCAGCAGCAGGCCATTAAGGTCAACCACGTTCCCCGCCGCCGCCAATACTCCGGGGTTAATTTTCACATCTTTACTGATTGGAATGGCCATCGAGGGACTCCGTTATGGTCGTTTTGAGGGTCACGCTATCGAAGAAGGCCAGTGGCGCACTGACCACCGGATGAATTTGTGCGACGATATCCAACGTCCAGCGTGGTTCGTATTGCTGCTCACCGTTAATCATCGTAGTCTGGTGTGGCTCGCTGCAATACAGCGGGCAGATCACGTTGCCAGCCCGCCGGAAAACGTCGGTGCCGAGCTCAGAGCGGATCAGCGTGGCAAAAGTCAGCGCATGGCGCGCCGCCGTTTGACCGTAAAAATCCAGTTGACACCGCCACTGCGTGGTGCGGGTTATCTGTTGCGTGCCCGGTCCTGCCGCGACAGGTGCGGTATACGTCACCACGCCCGTGGAAAGGCCGGTCGAATGCAGTGAGGTCATGGTAATGAAGTCCCCGACAGGCATCGACACCGCGTTTTGCTGGCTACGCACGATTTTCACGTCAGTAAAAAGTCCCTGAAGAACATCCCCAAGGGCTTGGTAGAGATCGCTTTCGCTGAGGGAAAGCGCTATGTTTGCAGGCATACAATCACCCTCGTCCAGTCCGGCCAGTTCTCCGGCACAGCAACAACCAACCATTTTTCTTCACCAATCACAAACCGATCGCCGCCCTGTTGACGAGGACGATAAATACCGCACCAGTTGCCGTCGGTATATACCGAGGCAAACACGCCCTGAAGATTCAGGTTATCCAGGTGCCGGATATCGGACTGCGAGACGGCCTGCTTCTGCACCCGCATGACCACCGGCTCAGCGTACGTTGGGGTCTGCGAATAATCCGCCGATGTGACCTGACCGGTGGACCGGTAGATTTTCGCGTCAATAAACGGATTCACTGCTCCCACCGCGCGCAACGCAATGCCGTGTAAATTCATGTATCCCCACGGCATAATCAACACTGTTTAGCA from the Candidatus Sodalis pierantonius str. SOPE genome contains:
- a CDS encoding DUF2612 domain-containing protein, translated to MNYLKTIQAQYAASKALNAVIATFEQAVSLERFTDIFLTAVWDIETAQTYSLDIWGKIVGVSRYLTVEDTPDYLGFDEAEITAIDGYPQPFDVSPFYALLQPSSVVRLTDDAYRKLILAKAFSNITDATIPSINRFLRILFTDRGKVYCTDGRDMTMNLVFEFPPTLSDLAILKTLAVMPVPSGVEVRFIIAPTPNLGFAADTYPMDEGTFY
- a CDS encoding phage tail fiber protein, coding for MSNNTITAADAIITLSVINLYPSGVQLQDFAADNVYGTDALVLAETVRGADGKLSAGFICGNISQTFHIMPDSASRDVFDTWAAISRASVAVFRCNATVVLPALKRQYKCVNGVLKQWKALPDAARILQASQAIIEWESITAEAFN
- a CDS encoding baseplate hub protein; amino-acid sequence: MSYQIRHLRVEFTLAAGKTFDDRGNVLPLDNVRGYVSLAAYGGIAGTQITLYLWGLTPQHMAVLSYKGVWIDGAAPNRIRLWAADQQIFEGFISDAYADYNQAPDVPLMITANMMFYLRAKAAPPFSAEGTIGIDTIFTSLASVAGLKYENQGVKRALPNPYFQGDITRQMLEAAQAVEADIDINVEQVMIWPKGTPRKAPALRVSPQQGLIGYPIFTSVGLSITTLFCADIFIGRKLSLETALPDASGQYSVIGAVHTLTSWVEGGQWSTACDLLRLPGE
- a CDS encoding transcription elongation factor GreA; the protein is MSAGKASKVELDTVLGVPDLWDLLEIIRVDAHNARVMQEGK
- a CDS encoding Gp138 family membrane-puncturing spike protein; this translates as MHPLHVSGTDLNGDSNAQEFILSQFLGRHVFITLGQVVNVKEGAIDIRPMVMAVAGDGAPIAHGVVYNVPVWRLQGGDSAVIMPPKVGDIGFLAICDRDISGVKATRQPSMPGSRRTHNLSDALYLGGVLNGRPVQFVAFADQQINVTSPWKISLNAPDIEANASRFAVNADSILLNGEVQSSNTLKVTGQASLAGGAIIGGIAFGDHVHGGVQSGGAQTGEPQ
- a CDS encoding phage tail protein, with the translated sequence MGVYMKSSHTPTKHAIPFGQNGNKRDIPQDTKTGSGEASLSLGFPPETMVPKVSGGIPPSGKDFNSILNELSAMGRWANAGAGYPFDAVFAKAIGGYPAGAKIPNSENSGFWLNSVDNNLDNPEVTDGTLTGWVPAENYGIATLSGLSKGDVALSALQAAKARIVLSGDLKANVAVIFPAWQKSWTVVNQCTGSGSLICRTKAGAGVVVPNGESREIAGDGSRLVQRIVNATTSVAGITQLRSDTHSDSETMAATPKAVKAIADNLSGKPV
- a CDS encoding LIC_12616 family protein, which translates into the protein MPANIALSLSESDLYQALGDVLQGLFTDVKIVRSQQNAVSMPVGDFITMTSLHSTGLSTGVVTYTAPVAAGPGTQQITRTTQWRCQLDFYGQTAARHALTFATLIRSELGTDVFRRAGNVICPLYCSEPHQTTMINGEQQYEPRWTLDIVAQIHPVVSAPLAFFDSVTLKTTITESLDGHSNQ
- a CDS encoding baseplate J/gp47 family protein, producing the protein MTEKSSAHTTAVPAVTFSKTGLLVPDEVDILNGRLSYFSTALGGAMSTSLTTPQGQLASSEAAIITARNDQLLALVNQINPDFASGRFQDAIGRLYFIDRLGATGTTVTAICTGLAGTQLPVGSVAQDEAGYQYRSLAATTIGPTGSVAVVFQNQTPGPLPCPAQTLNRVYQAVPDWSGVSNPTAGVPGNLEESRADFEHRRRHSVALNARNLDVSLQAALLAVPGVTDAYVWSNRKSEAVTMGATGFSVAPHSVYIGVYGGAQADIAQAIFNNKAPGCEMNGDTDYTVQHTEDYSPPYPEYALQWQTAKPTTVSFRVTLQNQRTELPADTDNRIQQAIITTFTGQDDINAAATIGALIPAGRFYAGVAAVDPVRLNIAVIELSLDGQHWSSGVTLGIDQVPVTSETAIQVVTA
- a CDS encoding IS256 family transposase; the encoded protein is MDEKQLQALANELAKNLKTPEDLSHFDRLLKKISVEATLNAEMTHHLGYDKNQPKPETNARNGYSTKTVTTGDGPLALRTPRDRDGSFEPQLVKKNQTRITGMDNQILSLHAKGMTTREIAAAFKELYDADVSPALVSKVTDAVMEQVFEWQNRPLDAVYPIVYLDCIVLKVRLDSRIINKSVFLALGINIEGQKELLGMWLAENEGTKFWLNVLTELKNRGLNDILIACVDGLKGFPDAINAVYPEARLQLCIVHMVRNSLRFVSWKDYKAVTRDLKAIYQAPTEEAGLQALEAFSSAWDIRYPQISRSWQANWANLATFFAYPTDIRKVIYTTNAIESLNSVIRHAIKKRKVFPTDDAVKKVVWLAIQAASQKWTMPLRDWRMAMSRFIIEFGDRLDGHF